The genomic DNA CGAACGTCCGATGGGAATATCTCCCATCGGACGGTCCATGCAACATTCAAAATCAGAGTTTGCAACATAGAAAAACTCATATATGCAACATTGAAAATCAGTGTTTCCAACATCAAAACATGTTGAGAAAAATTATTATTCATCCATTAATGATGAGGAAAAAACCCGCCGCAACATCTGTTTCATGTTGCATGGAACATTCTAAATCTCTCAATGAAAATACAACATCTAGATAAAACACTTGCAACATGCATTTGAAACACGTGCAACATCGCAACATTCAGATCTACTTTTGTAACATCCGCATTAAACATTTGCAACATTGTTCTAAAACATTTGAAACACGTGAAACATTCGCTTGCAACATGCGACAAACCCTAGCAAAAACAGGGGATGGCGAGCTGGGGAGATGGTGGACCTCAACTTGGGCTACAAGGCCGACCCGAcgacgaagaagatgatgaccatGGTCGCCGAGCTGGTCTTTCGCTGTCTGCAGCAGAACGGCGAGATGCGCCCGTCGATTAAGGAGCTTGAGGTGCTTAGGAGCATCCAGGGCGACTGCCGAGCAAGCACGCGGGCTCGCTgccagcgccggccgccgccgctgcgaagggcttgtcgccggccgccgccggccccaagCTCCCGCAGCCATCGTCAATGGAGGAGGAACAGGGAGGGAGTGAGACTAAAATGGTGGAAACAGGCGTCCAATCCATCGGAcgtctggccgccgccgctgcgaagGGCTCgtcggcagccgccgccgctgcgaagGGCTCGTCGGCAGCCACCGCTGCTGCCttgggcgccgccggccccaaGCTCCTGCAATCGTCGTCAATGGAGAGGgaacagagagggagggagactggAATGGTGGGAATAGGCGTCCGATCCATCGAACGTCTGGTTCCTAGCATTACCGTAATACAATTCAATTGTACTCATTGTCCCAATCCCAATTTATTGGGATTACAGAGAGAACTACAGTTATTTCAACTTTCTTTCTGTCACAAGCTTTGGATGTTCCTCTTCTACCTCCTACTAGGTGCTGCCTTCCTAACCAGTCTACCATCTAATATCTATTATATATTAAAAAACAGCCTACCATCTTAAAGCTACTTTCCAAGAAAATTGTATGTTCAGGAGGAGAATGTTACTATAGCAACTCGATTTCCAAATGCAGAGATACGTTGCTGCCTAGATCTATGCTATTTTGCAAATAAGTTACACTAACTGCGACCAAAACAATCGCAGGATGCCCCTGCCAACTGTAATCAAGATCCAATCTTTGCACGCAGGCGCATCCAGAACATCACAAATCACTGGAAGAATAAAATTCCAAACATCTAAACTTCCACGTAATTCTTGAAGCGTATCGAtagaagacggcgtcgcggtggAGCCGGCGGCAGGATCTTACCCGGTCGAGCTCCCGAAGGAGCGAGAGGCCGCCGACAGCGAAGTAACCGAGGGTGAGGTGGTTGACCTCCTGGGGCGCATAGTCGCCGGGAAGCTCGGTGGCCATGGCATCGAAGAACGCCACGTGGCGCGCGCGCGCAAAGTCCCGCTTCCCCATCTTCGACGGTCGGCCGCCGAGagtacctcgccgccgccgccgcctccaagaTCCTGTTGGCTTTTTGGCCGAAGTCCTCGCTTCGCCAAACCCCGCTGGAACCGGAGCCGCCGTGGCCCTACCGAACCGCTGCCTTGGTCACGGTTGTGACACGAATCGAGGACCAGCGCCCACCTCTGCGCGAACTGTTTCGTTAGGACTTGGACTCGAAGCGGTTAACTTGAAAAAGTGGATGAACTCCAATGTTCAACGACTGGGCTAAATTTGGGTTGAATTCGGGGGAAATTTGCATGCCTTGCAATTATAACTTACTCGATTTTGAAATAGATATAGAAATGTGATTACTCAGAATTGGAGTTGAAGTGGAATACGAGTACCATATACGTAAAGTTGAGTGCGTTTGGGTTATTATACTTTGAATTTGAAGCGGACACAACAAGCTAACTATTATACAGTTTAAGAGTAAGTTAGTTAGCTCTCTAGTTTGTAAAAGGACGGGTTACAGGCGGTAACACCTTTGGGTTCTGTGCTCCTTTCTTCCTCTTGATGCGTAGCGCTTTtgaggaaaagagaaaaagaaaaaaaaaacaacaaactAGCGGTCAGGCACAGAAGGGAAACCCGAAAGGGAGCGAGTAATTCACAGGAACACAACAGCTGGACAAAGCAACATCTTTGAACCACTGAATATGGATTGAATGAATCTGGTCAATATATATACAAGGATCGAACTACGAATATACAAGGATCGAACTACGAAGATTGTCCCATCCCATCTGAACAGAGCAAAACTGCTCGTTTACACATTGGAGCAGCTTGTCTAACGGGCATTCTGCTTTCCAGGTTCATTCATTCTGATGTGGTGAATGGCCACCATATAATGTTTCTGATGGTGGCAACACAGGTTCCTCCGTAGGCGGGTGATGGCCGAGCTTTGGGCTGGGGTCCCGCCAAGCTGCGCAGCCATGCGAACTAATGGAGCCACTACTTGCTGGATGCTGACATATACAGGTGAGGTGGACACTGTGTGATGCTTTGGTGATCATGAAGCGCCTACTGCCATTTCCGATGGTTTTTCTTGTGCCTCGTCCTTGCCCAACAGTGCAGGCGTGACTGAAACAACACCGATCAGGAATAGAAGCGCTATTGACTGGGTGTCATAAAGGTCACTCAGCGAAGTTAACTCTCCTAGAGCAATTCCAGCCTGAATGAATGACAGTAGGGGAAAAAGGAGCAGAATTGGTATATTAGCACCACCAAAAAAAACCACAATGCAGGGCAACATGCAGACAAGCATCGTATCTTCAGATAAAAACTTACTCTCACAGTCACGTAAGCAGCTGGGATGAGACCAATGAGAGTTCCCAATAGGAATGTATGATATGGGACATCTACTATTGGTGAAGCTAAGTTGATGAAGGTATTTGGCAATGTTGGGGTGACCCTGAGGAAAAGCATGTAATTCAACAGCTTCTCTCGTCTTTTAGCAACCTGAAATGAAAGATAATTTACTTCTCAGTAAAGAACTCCAGAGTCTGAGGATCTTAAATCAAATAGCCTAAATGATACTCAGAGCTATTCAGAATAAAATATTAAGTATAGCAGAACAATGATGTAGGGTGAGATGGTGAGACCTACAGCAAATAATGTTGCCTCTGAGATTACCTGTTTCTGGAAGAAACTGAGCTTATCTGGCCACAGTGAGAACACCAGTGGCTTCCCAATCATCTTCGAGAGGAAATAGCAAGAAGAAGCACCAGCAGTGGCAGCAAAGACCACCAGGGCCACGCCCCGGAGTTGCCCAAATAGAGCACCGGCAAGCAGTGACATGAATATTGTCCCTGGAATCATGAAGGTCTGCATGAAGATGTACACAGCGCAATAACCTACCAACACCTGTAGGGTGTAGTCACTAGTATAGTTCTCAAGATGGCCACTGCAAAGAAACCAACTGATGGTTAGAAAACGAAGGGCATTTCCATTTCAGTAGTAGCATTTACTATGCAGTATGCAGACATCTGAACTTGCAATTCAGCAATTAAAAAACAAAGGACATTTCCATTTCAGTAGTTGCAAGGGACAAACAAGAAGGCAATGTGCATATCATTAATATGAGAAACAAAAAGCTGACGTGTCCAGACAGATCAGATCCTTGTGCGAATATCCAATACATAGCTCAAAGGCACACGGAACACGCTAAGACCAAGTCCAAAGCATATGGCCATTGTAGCTGAAACGAAAGTGTGACATGATAGTTAAAGTGGCGTGATTACGTTACCTTTTCAAAAAGTTGATCCAGGGAAATGGAGATTTGAATTGCATAACCAGGTTATAATTCAAAGTTGATCGGTTGCCAGATCTAAAATCGTTCAACTAACAGCACAAACATTAAGCAGCATTTGTAGATTGCACGCCTTATTATTGAGAAATCCAATCTTCCTAATTTGAAGGAAAGTTTATATTGGTCTAGAACACAATCAATTCATCCGTTTGCAGGTCCGAATGAATGAAATCAGCAGCGCAAGTCGCGAATTCACCAGATCCATGCTGTACTTCTTATTAAATTGGAAATGAGAGTGCCCACCAAactaagggggtgtttagttggtgaaaaagtttggatttgggtaccgtagcatatttcgttgttatttggtaattaatattcaataatggattaattaggcttaaaagatttgtctcgtcctAATCAGTTAaaatgtgtaattagtttttttttcaatgtgatggtactgtagaatttttttggaacaaaCACCCCCTAACGCTGAGATCCATTCCAAATCACGAGAAACCCACTGACTAATTCCACAAACTACCACCAACCAAATGCTCCATTCCCACAAATGCCAGGCTGCGAAAAGCATGTCATTTAGGATGGGATTCGCACAGAAATTCATCCGTTGATCCACCAAGACAAATTTGCCTTGTAAAATGAAATGGAAATAACTGTCcgatcttttttttaaaaaatagaatTGTGTCCTACAAACAAACAGGGCAGAGACAATTTACCATAGGAAACCTTGAATGGAATTCCcccagaaaaaagaaagatggaagCTTTCGTGAACAAAACTGACAGGACACCTACCGGAACAAGAAATGAAGAGCGTGAGGGTCGGGGGCACGAGAAACGTACGTGAGGATTTGGAGTTCCTCGAGGTTGCGCGGCAACTTGAGGAAGCTGTAGTCGGAGTCCGGCATGGAAAGGTAGACTCCGACGAgcccggcggcgaaggcggcggcgacccctgcgccgagcgcggcctccCACACCGGGaacctctcctccctccccatccttcctcctcctctttcccCTTCCAAAAAACCGGGGAAACCGGGCGAGGAGGACAGAGGCAAGGGACGGAattggagaggaagaggaggaggaggaagaagaagagag from Panicum virgatum strain AP13 chromosome 7N, P.virgatum_v5, whole genome shotgun sequence includes the following:
- the LOC120682463 gene encoding uncharacterized membrane protein At4g09580-like produces the protein MGREERFPVWEAALGAGVAAAFAAGLVGVYLSMPDSDYSFLKLPRNLEELQILTGHLENYTSDYTLQVLVGYCAVYIFMQTFMIPGTIFMSLLAGALFGQLRGVALVVFAATAGASSCYFLSKMIGKPLVFSLWPDKLSFFQKQVAKRREKLLNYMLFLRVTPTLPNTFINLASPIVDVPYHTFLLGTLIGLIPAAYVTVRAGIALGELTSLSDLYDTQSIALLFLIGVVSVTPALLGKDEAQEKPSEMAVGAS